TTCATTTGTCCACGATGGAAGAACAATGCGTACTACCTGTGGAAGAAGGATATCAAAAATAAGTTGAAAGCGTGTCATTCCTAATGAGAGCGCTGCTTCAGTTTGCCCTGTTGGTATTGCAAGAAAAGCAGTTCTAAAATACTCTGCTTGATATGCACCACTATTAAGACCCATTCCAATTATTGCAGCTTGCATCGGTGTTAGTTTTACAAGACCAGTAGAAGAAAGCCCATAATAAAGTATAAACAACTGCACTATCATAGGTGTGCCTCTTATGATGTCAATGTAGGCAACTGCAACTGCCTTTAAGAATCTATTTCCATAAATACGCATCACTGCAAAAAGAAGTCCAAGCACAATCCCTATAAGAATTGATGCAACAGTTATCCACATCGTGTATTTAAGACCCATAATCCAGAAGTCTTTGTACTTAACCAAAATAAGCGTAAAATTACTCATTCTTCTCCCC
This genomic interval from Caldisericum sp. contains the following:
- a CDS encoding amino acid ABC transporter permease translates to MSNFTLILVKYKDFWIMGLKYTMWITVASILIGIVLGLLFAVMRIYGNRFLKAVAVAYIDIIRGTPMIVQLFILYYGLSSTGLVKLTPMQAAIIGMGLNSGAYQAEYFRTAFLAIPTGQTEAALSLGMTRFQLIFDILLPQVVRIVLPSWTNELIALTQYSSLAMVLTVMELTAVSKYVGSKTFLYIQAFSVAGLIYLIVSVVLTRLMVYFENRLSIPGVSAQKLRI